CGAGTCGGCGGCGTTCATGATGCTCAACCGCGGGAAGCGTGGACTGGCTCTCGACCTACGCGCCGAAGAAGGGCGGTCGCTCGTCCGCCGCCTGGTCGCGAGCGCCGACGTGATCATCGAGAACTTTCGGGCGGGTACCATGGACCGGATGGGCCTCGGCTACGAGCAGCTCTCGGCGCTGAATCCGCGACTCGTCTACTGCCAGATCACGGGCTACGGTCGCACCGGGCCTCTCTCGAGCCAGGGCGGCTTCGATCTGATCGCCCAGGGATACGCGGGCCTCATGAGCGTGACCGGCGAGGGGCCGGGACGCGCGCCCGTGAAGGTCGGCATGCCCGTGACGGACATCAGTGCGGGGACGCTCGCGGCGTTCGGCGTTGTCTCCGCACTGTTCGAGCGCGAACGAACCGGTAAGGGGCAGCGCGTCGACACGTCGCTCTTCGAGGCCGGCATCAGCCAGACGTATTGGCAGAGTGCGATCGCGCTCGCCAGCGGAGTCTCACCCGGCCCCATGGGCTCGGCGCATCCGCTCGCGGCTCCGTATCAGGCCTTCCCCACCGCCGACGGATGGGTCAACGTCGGCGCCTCTACCGAAGCGACGTGGACCCGCCTGACGGAGGCGCTGAACGCAGGGGAGCTGAGGGAGGACGAGCGATTCCGGAGCA
This window of the Gemmatimonadota bacterium genome carries:
- a CDS encoding CoA transferase; this encodes MKVTPLSGIRVIELAHIMAGPVCGLMLGDMGADVVKVERLPDGDGSRAFLPPDVRGESAAFMMLNRGKRGLALDLRAEEGRSLVRRLVASADVIIENFRAGTMDRMGLGYEQLSALNPRLVYCQITGYGRTGPLSSQGGFDLIAQGYAGLMSVTGEGPGRAPVKVGMPVTDISAGTLAAFGVVSALFERERTGKGQRVDTSLFEAGISQTYWQSAIALASGVSPGPMGSAHPLAAPYQAFPTADGWVNVGASTEATWTRLTEALNAGELREDERFRS